The Deinococcus metallilatus genome segment AAGCTGCCCCGGGTGAGGGCCATCCGGGCCGGGTCGGGCCCCGCCAGCGCCTCCAGAAGTTCCGAGCCGTGTGGGGCGATACACGCGAAAGCGAAAGGGTTCATGATGTGCCGCCCAGCATTCCACAAGGGACGGGGCAGGTCCCGGGGTTCCCTTGCCTCACCGGTGACCGGATGATGCGGGACAGGAAAGGGCCTTCATGCTCCAGCAAGCGAGCAGGCGCGCAAACAGGTATGGTAAAAGCATCATCCGTCAAGCCTTCCCGGTCCCGCTGACCCCCCGGGCGCAACTTCAGCGTCACGGTTGGCGGGCCGTCTGGCTGCTCTTCCTGATCAGCCTGCTGCTGCACCTGCTCGCGCGGGACTTCGCGGCCCTGGTGCCGCACGCCCTGTATGCCCTGGTCGTCCTGTTCAGCATGAGCCTGGACCGCCTGCGGCCCGGCTGGGGCGTGGGGCTCTTCTTCGCGGCCCTCCCTCCGGTCGCGCTCTGGCTGGCCCAGCGGCACGGCACAGGCTGGACCCTCTCGCCGGACCTGGCGGGCTACAGCGCCGCCCTGATTCTGCCCGCCGTGGCACTCGCGGTGCGGTTCGACTTCCCGGGCGTGGTGGTCTTTCTGGGATATGCCCTGCTGCTGGGTGCCCTGAACCTCCCCTTCGAGCGTCCCCAGCTCGCGGGCGTTATCTGGAATGCCCTGCTGACCCTGGTGCTGGGCTGGTACTTCGCCTGGCTCCTGCGGTACGCCGACCAGGTCGTGCTCGAACTGCACCGCTCGGCGTTCATGGACACGCTCACCGGGCTGCCCAACCGCCGGGCCTTCGACCTGGCGCTCGATCAGGGCTGGAGCCAGGAACGGGCGGTGCTGGCCGTGGTGCTGCTGGACCTGGACCGGCTGAAGATGATCAACGACACGCGCGGCCACGTCGCGGGGGACCGCCTGCTCAGACAGTTCGGTCAGGCCCTTCAGGCGGAGCTGGGGCCACAGGAGGTCGCCTTCCGGCTGGGCGGGGACGAATACGCCGTCCTGGGGACCGCCGAGCGCGTGCAGGCCATCTCCACCGGAATCAGGGGGGCGATCACGGCGGTGCAGACGATAGGCTTCCCGGAAGCCAGCGTCAGCGTCGGCACGGCCCTGGCCGCCGAGGCGGAGAGCATCGGCGCGCTGTTCCGCCTGGCCGACGAACGGCTGTATGCCGAGAAGCGCGGCAAACCCGAGCGGCCCGGCTGAAAGCCCGCCGCCCAGTCAGGAAACATCCGGCCACCGGAAAAGTCCTAAGCTTTTCCCCCACAGAAGCGGCAGGATTCTTGCCAACGCTGGTGCTCCGGCGCGTTCAATACCGGGTGAGGTGCCGCATGAGTGAGAGGAAGGACCAAGAGCAGACCCCGGCGGAGGAACCGGGCACCCCGACGCAGCATGGCCAGTGGACCCCCGAGGTTTCCCAGGCCGCCGACCGCGAGATGCGCGAGCTGGCGCAGGAACCGCCCGGAACCCAGCCCGCGACCGAGGGCGTGGACAAGTCCCACCTGAGCCTGCCGAAAGAACAGCGCCCCATCGACCACTGAGGCGGAGGCCCCACCCGGTCCTCAAGCCGCGAGGATGCGTTCGATGATGTCCTGATCGGCTACGGTCTGATAGTAGCCTTGGAGATAGATGGCGTTGAGCGCCTGTATCCCGAACAACTGGCGCAACTGGACGACCTTCAGCCGCGCCGTCCGTTCACCGATGACCACGTGGAGCGTATCGAGCGTGCCCGGGACCCAGGAGCACTTCACTTCGGACATAGGACTCCCTGAAAAGACAAGTGGCCTTCCCCTTCCCGCGCAGGCCACGACCTTCATGCGGTGAGCACCGTCGCAGCATGAACTTTTTCACAACTGAAGGGGTTGGGGCCATTGTGGGCGTGCTGGCCCAGGTGTCCCGGGGAGTCGTCTAGGGCGGTTGGAGCTTTCCGTCAGGGCTCTGGCCTCAGCGGCGCGGGTGGAAGGTCATGGGGAGGCCGCCCCGGGGCCGCAGGGTGACGGCCTGCTCGGGGATCACCGCCTGTCCGGGCTGGAGGCGGAATTCGGCCTGCCGGGCGGTCAGGGCGAGCAGCAACGGGCCTTCCATCAGCGCGAAGTTGTTGCCGATGCACAGGCGCGGCCCCGCCCCAAAGGGCAGGTAGGCCAGGCGGTGACGCTTCGCGGCGCGTCCGGGGGCCCAGCGGTCCGGGTCGAAGTCGCCTGGGTTCTCCCAGAAGTCGGGATGGCGGTGGATGTTGGCGATGCTGATCAGCAGGCTGGAACCGGCGGGAATGGCGTAGCCGCCGAGGACGGTGTCCTGAAGCACCAGGCGCGGCGACACGACCGGGGCGGGGGGATACAGCCGCAACGTCTCCTGAAAGACCTGCCCGGCGTACGGGAGCCGCGCCAGGTCCTCCAGGCCGGGTTCACGGTCCCCGAGCACCGTGTCCACTTCGGCCTGAAGGCGCGCGAGAACCCGGGGATGCCGCGCGAGCAGGAACCAGGCCCACGAGAGCGCGTTCGCGGTGGTTTCGTGCCCCGCGCCGAAGATGGTGATGACCTCGTCGTGGAGTTGCCGATCGGTCATGCGCTCGCCCGTATCGGCGTCCTGGGCCTCCATGAGCATGTCGAGCAGGTCGCCGCGCCCCCGCCCGGCCGCGCGCCGCTCACGGATGATGCGGGCGACCACGCCGTCGAGCATCCCCTTGGCTGCGCGGAATCGCCGTTGCGCGGGGAGGGGCCAGTTCATGGGGAGCCGCACCGCACTCTGGGACCGGGCGTTGACGAAGCGGGTGCCCTCCTCGATGGCGGGGCCGATGCGGGCCGCTTCCAGTCCGAGGTCCGCGCCGAACATCGTGCGGTTGATGATGTCGAGGGTCACGCGCATCATCTCGTCGGCCACGTCCACGGTGTCGCCCGGGCGGTAGCGCACGCGCCAGCGTTCCAGCATCCGGCTCCCGGCCCGGGCCATCTCGTCCGCCATTCCGGCGATCCGCTGGCGGTGAAAGACCGGCTGCATCATCCGGCGCTGACTCAGCCAGGAGGAATGGTCGTCGTTGGTCACCAGGCCCTGCCCCAGCAGCAGGCCGAGGCCATTGCCCGCGGGAATCTTGGGGTGCTGGGCGGCGTGATTGACCAGCACCTGCTGCGCGAGGTCGGGATGCGAGAGCAGGTGAACGGTGCGCGGCCCGAGCCGGTAACGGACGATGTCGCCGTAGCGGCCAAAGTCGCGGCGCAGGGCACCGTAGAGGTCCCGCTTGAGATCGGACGCATTGCCGACCAGGGGCGCACCCCGGGGCCCGGGGGCAGTGGGAGCGGGAACGCGGGGAGTGGTCATCGGGAAGCCTCCGTGGAGTGCCGGAAGGGTCGAAAACGCCAGGAGAGCCGGACAGGCCTGATTCTGGTCTTTCGGACGGCCTCCTGCCAGGTCAGCTCCCGAACTCGGCCACGACCGGCGCGTGGTCGGAGGGACGCTCGTGGGCGCGGGGTGCCCGGTCCACCCAGCAGGCGCGGCATTTGGCCGCCAGCGCCGGGGAAACCAGCAGATGGTCGATCCGCAGGCCCCAGTTCCGCCGGAAGGCCAGCGCCCCGTAGTTCCACCAACTGTAGACCTGCCCGGGCTGCTCGAACAGCCGGAAGGCGTCCCGCAGGCCGAGGTCGAGCAGGGTCCGGAACGCGGCGCGCTCGGGCGCACTCACGAGGACCTGGCCCGCCCAACGGCGCGGGTCGTGAACATCGCGGTCCTCGGGGGCGACGTTGAAATCTCCCATCACCACCAGCCGCTCGTGCGCCGCGAGTTCGGCCTCCAGCCAGGCCCGGGCGGCGTCCAGCCACGCCAGCTTGTAGCGGTATTTCTCGGAGCCGACCGCCTGCCCGTTGGGAACGTACAGGCAGATCACGCGCACGCCGCCCAGGGTGGCCGCCACCACCCGCCGCTGCTCGTCTTCCAGGCCCGGAATGCCCACCCGCACCGCCTCCAGCGGCCCCCGTGCCAGGATCGCCACCCCGTTGTACGTCTTCTGCCCGGCGTAGGCAGCGGTATAGCCCAGCTCGGCCAGGGCCTGCACCGGAAACCGCTCGTCCACCATCTTGGTTTCCTGAAGGGCGAGCACGTCCGGCCGGTGCGCCTCCAGCCAGGCCAGCACCTGCGGCAGACGGACCCCCAGCGAATTGACATTCCAGGTGGCGAGCTTCACGGCCACCTGGAGCGAGGCGGCGTGGCTTGCGCGACAAGGGCGATCATGTCCCCAGCATCGCACGGGGCGGATTGGCTGAGGCCGGGACCGCCGGTATAGGATGGGCCATGACGAACACTGCGGATGAGATCAGCCGTCTGGTCACGCGGGCTCTGCCGCTTCAGGTCACGCCGCCCCAGGCCGGGCAGCAGCACCCCGTGTGGCACGTGCCGGACGACGATCCCACGCGCGTGCAGGCCGCCGAGGCGCTGGCCCTCGCCGCCCAGCAGCGCCCGGACGCAATCCGGCAGGCCATCGCGGCCTACCAGCAGCAACACGCGCACGACTACCCGCAGCAACCACTGCAACTGACCTGGGAGGAAGGCCCACCCGACCCGGCGGCGCTGGCGCTGGCCGAACTGGTGCTGGAGGCACAACCCCGAAGCTGAGCGACCTCCCGCGCGTACTGGAGCCAGCGAAGCACAGGCCTGAAGTGAATGCGCCGCTGGCGGCCTGAAGCTCCCGTCCGTGTGACGCTTTCATGCCCGACGCTGCCCCAGGCTGAAGCTCTCCTGTCTTTTGTCCTTAGGACTGACGCGAAACTCTGGATTGGAATATCGGGGAGTTGAGGAAACGTGGGGCTGGGATGCCAAGCCTGTTTACCCCCTCCCAGCCTCCCCCGCAAGGGGGGAGGAGCAACAAACCCGAGCCGCCTTGACCCCAGCCAAAGCTGAAGCCCCCTGTCTTTTGTCTTTTCAAAATTCTGGAGGCGACGGCCAGGTTCCACCTTTCAAATGGACAGGCAGAGCAGAGGAGCTTTCGGGCCGCAGGCCCGCAGCCGCCCAGTGGAGATCAACACGTTCCAGGCAGGAACCGCTACCGCCCAACACAAAGCCGCCGCTCAACGAGTCTCCCTTTGCCGAGCGCAGCGGAAAGCTCCCCCTGCCCCCGGCGGGGGGTGGGGGGAACGCCTTCCAACTCAACTGCCCTATTAGGGCAGCACCCCAGCCGCTCAGAGGTCATGACCCGCAGGGAAGCCCTTCTCAGGCCAAGCGTCCCCGCCAGCTCACCGCCGCCTTGGGCCAGTCCGCCAGAGGGCACCCGGTCAGCGGCAGAACCTCCCGCGCCGACCCAAGCTCAGCGCACGAACAGATCGGTCATGGGCTTGGCCTGCGCCGCTTCGCGCAGGGGCGGCAGGCCCCAGGCGTCCTCAAAGGTCCGCAGCAGGGCGTAGTGGTTGTACGGCGCGTTCGACTTCGCCGCCCGCGGCCCTTCGCGGGTCACCACGATGGTCGCGATCCGCCCGCCACCGGTCGCCTCGTCGTTGCCCCCCTTCCCTTCCACATTCCCCTCGTCGAAGGTGATGACCACTGCGGCGTTGCCCTGCCAGGCGGCCGAAGACATGATCTTGTCGGTCCAGGTCCGCACAAATGCGTCTCCGTCCCGGTCCAGAGTGGCCTTTACGGGGCACTCGGGGGCGCCGTGCATGTCGTGGCACACGTCCGGCACGATCAGCGCGAAGTCCGGGGCCTTGCCCGCACGCAGGTCGTCGCTGAGCCGGTCGAGCGGCACCACGTTGGCGCTCCGCTGGGGATTACTGGCAATGTCGGCCGCGAGCATGAAGGGGTTGTGCTTCTTGGCGTACAGCCCGGCGTAAGGCCCGTCCCAGCCCAGCTCCGGCAGTCCCTGGAAGTAGCCCCGCCAGCTTCTGCCCGCGCGCTCCAGTTGCAGCGCCAGATGGTCCCCGGCAAAACGCTGGCCCGGATCGTCGCTGTGGCTGCCAAACGTGCTCCCCATCAGCATGGCGACGTAGTTGGGCAGGCTGGGGTGGGTCACGCCCGTGAAGTTGGTGGCCAGCCCGTACTGACTCGCCAGGCCATTCAGGGTCGGCAGGTTGGAATTGCCAATCACCGTGCTGTAACTGTGATTTTCCAGCACGATAACGAACAGGTGCGAAAACGGGCGCAGCGTGGGCACGCCCTCAGATAAGACCGTACCGCCCGCCGTGAGGCTCAGGGGCAGCAGCATGAGGAGCATTTTACGGAGCAGAGTGATCATCACACCGACTTCTCCTCTCCACGCTACCTCCCCCGCAGACCAGCACGGGGCCCGGCAGCGCCAGGAACCATCTCCACCCCGCACGGAACGCCGCCGGGGGCGCGCCTCCCAGCCGAGCGGGAAGGGAGATTCAGGGCGAACATTGTCATCAGACAAGCCAGTATAAAGGCATTGGCAACCCTGCCGGGAGCCGAGAAAAACGTCATGGTCAGCATTCACTGGACATCCTGCGGTTCATCCGCGAACTTGCCAGGGTGCCGGGAGAGTTGTGAGCGTCAGGTTGACCTGCCCGGCAGGCGGAGCTGCCGTCGGGGCTGAAACAGCGTCCTGCGGCGTCTCCCGGCCCTGCGGGGTATACCGAGGCTATACCTATTGGGGGCAGGCTGAGGGCATGAGCACCCTGCTGTCTCACCGCCGTTCGGTTCGCCCCCTTGCCCTGCTGCGCCTCTTCCTCGGTATCCTCCTCCCGTTGTTGATCGTCGGCTTCATCGCCGAAGACGTCCTCGAAAAGCAGCGCTTCGCCTTCGAAACCCCCTTCCTCCTCGCCCTCCACCGCCACGCCTCCCCCAGCCTCGACCACCTCGCCCTGCTGTTCACCACCCTCGGCGGCGTCAGCGTCATCGCCCCCCTCAGCGCCCTGCTCCTGCTGTTCCTATGGCTGAAAAAGCGTTCCCTGGCCCTCTTCTGGGGGTTGAGTGTGGCGGGTGCGGCCGTGCTGGACCTGATCATGAAGTTGATCTTTCAGCGACCCCGCCCGGAGTTGTGGCCGAGACTGGTGCAGGAACAGGACTACGGGTTTCCCAGTGGACACAGCATGTACAGCGCGGCCTTTGTGACGGCACTGATTCTGTTCAGCTGGCGGACCCCGTACCGCTGGTTGGTGGTGGTGCTGGGGGTGCTGTTCAGTGGGCTGGTGGGCTTCTCCAGACTTTATCTGGGGGTGCATTATCCGACGGATGTGCTGGCGGGGTGGCTGAGTGGGCTGGCCTGGGTGCTGGGCGTCTATAGCCTGCTTCAGCCCTTTAAGGGACGGCCTTCAGCAGGGCAGCCGACATGAGACTCCTCCTCGTCGAGGATGACCCGCATTCCGCAGGCCCCCGGCAAGCGCGGCCGGTGCTTTCCGCATTCCTATACCCTTCCTATACCCGGACACTCTAGGCTGCACCCATGTTCGACCTGACCCAGCTCCTGCTCAGCGCCTCCTACCTGGGTATCTTTGCCATCGTCTTCGCGGAAACCGGGCTGCTGCTGGGCTTTTTCCTGCCGGGGGACAGTCTGCTGATTACGGCGGGCATCCTGGCGCAGCAGGGCAGCCTGCATCTGCCGGGCGTCATGCTGGCGGTGGCGCTGGGCGCGATCATCGGGAACGGCGTGGGGTACCACATCGGCCGCCGGTACGGTCCCGGGGTGTTCAGTCGCCAGAACAGCCGCTTTTTCCGTCCCGAATACGTCGAGCGGACCCAGGCGTTCTTCGAGCGATACGGCGGCCTGGCCCTGATCCTGGCCCGCTTCGTGCCGGTCGTGCGGACCGTCGCGCCGCCGATGGCGGGCGTGGGGAAGATGCCCTTCGCCCGCTTCATGGTCTACAACGTGGTCGGTGGGCTGCTCTGGGCCGTGTCGGTGCCGCTGCTCGGGTACTGGCTGGGCAGCCTGATCCCGCACCTCGACCGCTACATCCTGCTGGTGGTGGGCATCGTCCTCGTCCTGAGTCTGGTCCCCGTCGGCCTGGAACTGCGGAAAGCCTCCCGCCGCCAGTCGGGGCAGTGACCTGAAGTGCCAGCCAGGCAGGCCGTTCAGCTCTTCTCCATGATCGGGGGCGGCCAGCAGGGGCGCCGATAGAATCCGGCACATGACTGGGAGGGCGACACGCAAAGCCGCGCGGGGAGGCTTCATGACGGACGGTTGGCGGGCACTCCAGAACAGCCTGAACGGGGCGAACGCTTGAAGCTCGGCCCCCGCTTTGAAGGGGTCCGCAGGGTCGCGGTGCTGCGGGCCAACGCGCTGGGAGACTTCATGTTCTCGCTCCCCGCCCTGGAGGCCCTGCGTGCGGCCTACCCGGCGGCGGAGGTGGTGCTGCTCGGGCAGCCCTGGCACGCCCGCTTCCTCCAGGGGAGGCCCGGCCCGCTGGACCGGGTGATCGCGGTACCGCCCAGCCAGGGGGTGTACGTCGGGCGCGACGGGAAGGCGGACGAGGACCCGGCGGAACTGGACGCATTCTTCGCGCGGATGCGGGACGAGCAGTTCGACCTGGCGGTGCAGCTCCACGGCGGCGGCCGGTACTCCAACCCCTTCACGCTGCGCCTGGGCGCCCGCGCGACCGTCGGCCTGCGGACC includes the following:
- a CDS encoding GGDEF domain-containing protein, translated to MLQQASRRANRYGKSIIRQAFPVPLTPRAQLQRHGWRAVWLLFLISLLLHLLARDFAALVPHALYALVVLFSMSLDRLRPGWGVGLFFAALPPVALWLAQRHGTGWTLSPDLAGYSAALILPAVALAVRFDFPGVVVFLGYALLLGALNLPFERPQLAGVIWNALLTLVLGWYFAWLLRYADQVVLELHRSAFMDTLTGLPNRRAFDLALDQGWSQERAVLAVVLLDLDRLKMINDTRGHVAGDRLLRQFGQALQAELGPQEVAFRLGGDEYAVLGTAERVQAISTGIRGAITAVQTIGFPEASVSVGTALAAEAESIGALFRLADERLYAEKRGKPERPG
- a CDS encoding cytochrome P450 — its product is MTTPRVPAPTAPGPRGAPLVGNASDLKRDLYGALRRDFGRYGDIVRYRLGPRTVHLLSHPDLAQQVLVNHAAQHPKIPAGNGLGLLLGQGLVTNDDHSSWLSQRRMMQPVFHRQRIAGMADEMARAGSRMLERWRVRYRPGDTVDVADEMMRVTLDIINRTMFGADLGLEAARIGPAIEEGTRFVNARSQSAVRLPMNWPLPAQRRFRAAKGMLDGVVARIIRERRAAGRGRGDLLDMLMEAQDADTGERMTDRQLHDEVITIFGAGHETTANALSWAWFLLARHPRVLARLQAEVDTVLGDREPGLEDLARLPYAGQVFQETLRLYPPAPVVSPRLVLQDTVLGGYAIPAGSSLLISIANIHRHPDFWENPGDFDPDRWAPGRAAKRHRLAYLPFGAGPRLCIGNNFALMEGPLLLALTARQAEFRLQPGQAVIPEQAVTLRPRGGLPMTFHPRR
- the xth gene encoding exodeoxyribonuclease III, translated to MKLATWNVNSLGVRLPQVLAWLEAHRPDVLALQETKMVDERFPVQALAELGYTAAYAGQKTYNGVAILARGPLEAVRVGIPGLEDEQRRVVAATLGGVRVICLYVPNGQAVGSEKYRYKLAWLDAARAWLEAELAAHERLVVMGDFNVAPEDRDVHDPRRWAGQVLVSAPERAAFRTLLDLGLRDAFRLFEQPGQVYSWWNYGALAFRRNWGLRIDHLLVSPALAAKCRACWVDRAPRAHERPSDHAPVVAEFGS
- a CDS encoding alkaline phosphatase family protein, giving the protein MLLPLSLTAGGTVLSEGVPTLRPFSHLFVIVLENHSYSTVIGNSNLPTLNGLASQYGLATNFTGVTHPSLPNYVAMLMGSTFGSHSDDPGQRFAGDHLALQLERAGRSWRGYFQGLPELGWDGPYAGLYAKKHNPFMLAADIASNPQRSANVVPLDRLSDDLRAGKAPDFALIVPDVCHDMHGAPECPVKATLDRDGDAFVRTWTDKIMSSAAWQGNAAVVITFDEGNVEGKGGNDEATGGGRIATIVVTREGPRAAKSNAPYNHYALLRTFEDAWGLPPLREAAQAKPMTDLFVR
- a CDS encoding phosphatase PAP2 family protein, which encodes MSTLLSHRRSVRPLALLRLFLGILLPLLIVGFIAEDVLEKQRFAFETPFLLALHRHASPSLDHLALLFTTLGGVSVIAPLSALLLLFLWLKKRSLALFWGLSVAGAAVLDLIMKLIFQRPRPELWPRLVQEQDYGFPSGHSMYSAAFVTALILFSWRTPYRWLVVVLGVLFSGLVGFSRLYLGVHYPTDVLAGWLSGLAWVLGVYSLLQPFKGRPSAGQPT
- a CDS encoding DedA family protein; translated protein: MFDLTQLLLSASYLGIFAIVFAETGLLLGFFLPGDSLLITAGILAQQGSLHLPGVMLAVALGAIIGNGVGYHIGRRYGPGVFSRQNSRFFRPEYVERTQAFFERYGGLALILARFVPVVRTVAPPMAGVGKMPFARFMVYNVVGGLLWAVSVPLLGYWLGSLIPHLDRYILLVVGIVLVLSLVPVGLELRKASRRQSGQ